A stretch of Episyrphus balteatus chromosome 2, idEpiBalt1.1, whole genome shotgun sequence DNA encodes these proteins:
- the LOC129911072 gene encoding uncharacterized protein LOC129911072 isoform X1, translating to MKEYSIGLFVVLIITLSKAATVPDRDALLKFVRAAIDDCYEDDAKTIKVEATGAAFESLITSDPNPPRATKCMRFCVMKSHNLYNEDNTLNIKQVQELFKHVYPEIMDETKLNIVGETTEQCVSQSATVEDRCEKSHDIAMCMITKLAQRGIDIKQI from the exons atgaaGGAATATTCAATTGGATTGTTCGTAGTTTTAATCATTACCTTGAGTAAA gCAGCAACAGTACCAGACCGTGATGCACTCTTAAAATTCGTTCGAGCTGCAATAGACGATTGCTATGAAGATGATGCCAAAACAATTAAAGTAGAAGCAACTGGTG CTGCTTTTGAGTCTTTAATCACTAGTGATCCCAATCCACCACGTGCAACAAAATGCATGCGCTTTTGTGTTATGAAGTCTCACAATTTG TATAATGAGGACAACACCCTGAATATTAAACAAGTTCAAGAACTTTTCAAACACGTCTATCCAGAAATAATGGACGAGACGAAACTTAATATCGTTGGAGAAACAACAGAGCAATGTGTGTCACAGTCAGCGACAGTAGAGGACAG atgtgagaAGTCCCACGATATAGCCATGTGCATGATTACTAAGCTTGCCCAACGAGGAATcgatataaaacaaatttga
- the LOC129911072 gene encoding uncharacterized protein LOC129911072 isoform X2, translating into MAATVPDRDALLKFVRAAIDDCYEDDAKTIKVEATGAAFESLITSDPNPPRATKCMRFCVMKSHNLYNEDNTLNIKQVQELFKHVYPEIMDETKLNIVGETTEQCVSQSATVEDRCEKSHDIAMCMITKLAQRGIDIKQI; encoded by the exons ATG gCAGCAACAGTACCAGACCGTGATGCACTCTTAAAATTCGTTCGAGCTGCAATAGACGATTGCTATGAAGATGATGCCAAAACAATTAAAGTAGAAGCAACTGGTG CTGCTTTTGAGTCTTTAATCACTAGTGATCCCAATCCACCACGTGCAACAAAATGCATGCGCTTTTGTGTTATGAAGTCTCACAATTTG TATAATGAGGACAACACCCTGAATATTAAACAAGTTCAAGAACTTTTCAAACACGTCTATCCAGAAATAATGGACGAGACGAAACTTAATATCGTTGGAGAAACAACAGAGCAATGTGTGTCACAGTCAGCGACAGTAGAGGACAG atgtgagaAGTCCCACGATATAGCCATGTGCATGATTACTAAGCTTGCCCAACGAGGAATcgatataaaacaaatttga